TATTCGACCGGGGTCAGGTAGCCCAGCGCACTATGTGGCCGAGCGGCGTTGTAATCCTGGCGCCAGGCTTCGATTTTCTGCTTGGCATCATGCAGGTTCCGAAAGACATGCTGGTTCAGACACTCTTCCCGAAACCGGCCATTGAAGCTTTCGATATGTGCATTGTCTACCGGCTTTCCCGGCCGAATGAATTGCAATCGAACTCCTCTTCGGCA
This genomic interval from Microvirgula aerodenitrificans DSM 15089 contains the following:
- a CDS encoding integrase core domain-containing protein, with product CRRGVRLQFIRPGKPVDNAHIESFNGRFREECLNQHVFRNLHDAKQKIEAWRQDYNAARPHSALGYLTPVEYREKNHPQPVLIANL